AAATCAGAATAGTAAATGCTCCAATTCCGATAAGGGCAAATGCACTTTTCAGTGCAAGACTAAACCAGGTTACAAAACCGCCCAATGTTCCTGCTGCCGGCCCCATACTTCTTTCAATGAAAAAATAGCTTCCACCAGCCCTGGGCATTGCTGTGCCAAGTTCTGCCTTTGATAGTAAACTGGGTATAAAAATAATCCCTGCAAAAAGATATGCAATTATTACTGCTGGCCCACATTTAGCGAATGCTATACCTGGCAAAACAAACAGCCCAGAGCTTATCATTGCTCCAGCTGCAATACAGAATACATCAAGAAGACCTAACTGCTTTTTTAATCCCATAATAGATATAGTTGAATTGGTTGAATTAGTTAAACTGGTTGAACTGGTTGAATTGGTTGAACTGGTTGAACTGGTTGAACTGGTTGAACTGGTTGAACTGGTTGAACTGGTTGAANNNNNNNNNNNNNNNNNNNNNNNNNNNNNNNNNNNNNNNNNNNNNNNNNNNNNNNNNNNNNNNNNNNNNNNNNNNNNNNNNNNNNNNNNNNNNNNNNNNNTGGTTGAACTGGTTGAACTGGTTGAACTGGTTGAACTGGTTGAACTGGTTGAACTGGTTGAATTGGTTGAATTGGTTGGACCGATTCAACTATGAAAGTAGTATTAAAACCCAAGTATATCCTCTATTCCAGCCATTGCCTTAATAGTGTAAGAAATAAAATCCTCAAGTTCCATATCAAATTCAGAACAGGATTTAATCTGCTCGCGGTTTGCTCCTGCTGCAAATCTTTTGTCTTTGAATCTTCTCATAACAAACTTTGTATCTAAAGCAGAAATTTTCTTTTCTGGATGCATTAAAGCCGAAGCAACAATCAGTCCAGTTAGGGAATCTACTGCATAAAGAACTTTATCTATAAGTGATACTCTATCAATATGCCCCGAATGTGAACAGATAGCATTTAGAACCTCTTCATCAAGATTATACGGTTTCAGCATTTCTACAGAAGTGAAACCATGTTTTGAGAAATCATCTTTCGTTTTCTCATAATCTAAATCGTGAAGCAGACCAGCCAATCTCCATTTCTCTTTATCCTGATTAAAGTATAGCGCAAAGTGCTTCATCGTTGCTTCTACAGCAAGACAATGTCTCTGCAGATTTTTATTTTTTACATTTTTTTTAAGTAACTCAAAAGCTTGTGAGCGTTCCATATTTTATCCTCTTTTAACAAATCGGTTATTGTTTATCCCCGCGTTTGCTGGGATTGCGCTGCTCTTCCTACAACCGTATGACGATTCCTACCCTAAAACTACATTTATCTTTAATATCTTTTTCCCAAAGGTTAAATAAAAACATTTTTCAACATAGTCATACTTAGAAATGAAGTCTATATTTTGTTGAAAATCTTTT
This genomic interval from Candidatus Cloacimonadota bacterium contains the following:
- a CDS encoding HDIG domain-containing protein is translated as MERSQAFELLKKNVKNKNLQRHCLAVEATMKHFALYFNQDKEKWRLAGLLHDLDYEKTKDDFSKHGFTSVEMLKPYNLDEEVLNAICSHSGHIDRVSLIDKVLYAVDSLTGLIVASALMHPEKKISALDTKFVMRRFKDKRFAAGANREQIKSCSEFDMELEDFISYTIKAMAGIEDILGF